A window of Auraticoccus monumenti contains these coding sequences:
- a CDS encoding glucose-1-phosphate adenylyltransferase family protein, protein MAPRHPRVLALVLAGGRGGRLAPLTDHRAKPALPLAGSHRLVDVVLSNLTHSGISDVWVVEQYLPHSLNDHLANGRPWDLDRTRGGLVVLPPYQGTEGEGFADGNADALARQAPLVAEADPDLVLVTSADHLYTLDFREVVDTHLEAGADLTMVTTREAPDPSQHGVVEVEDGRVTGFAYKPERPASDVVATEVFLYDTRVLLAAVETLVESGTELGDYGDSLVPYLLAHHTVVEHRLPGYWRDLGTVPSYHQAHQDLLAGRGVELGDPRWPVLTSVTDPRPVRVEQATELRRSLLGGGAQVSGTVRDSVVGQGCVLEPGCVVEDAVLLDGVVVRSGVTVRRAVVDSGAVLTEDRVGGDEVLVVDRDGEPVR, encoded by the coding sequence ATGGCCCCGCGTCACCCCCGTGTGCTCGCCCTGGTGCTCGCCGGTGGACGCGGCGGCCGGCTGGCCCCGCTCACCGACCACCGGGCCAAGCCCGCGCTGCCGCTGGCCGGCAGCCACCGGCTGGTCGACGTGGTGCTCTCCAACCTCACCCACTCCGGCATCAGCGACGTGTGGGTGGTGGAGCAGTACCTCCCGCACTCCCTCAACGACCACCTGGCCAACGGCCGGCCCTGGGACCTGGACCGCACCCGTGGCGGTCTGGTGGTGCTGCCGCCCTACCAGGGCACCGAGGGCGAGGGCTTCGCCGACGGCAACGCCGACGCGCTGGCCCGCCAGGCCCCGCTGGTCGCCGAGGCCGACCCGGACCTGGTGCTGGTGACCTCCGCCGACCACCTCTACACCCTGGACTTCCGCGAGGTGGTCGACACCCACCTCGAGGCCGGCGCGGACCTGACCATGGTGACCACCCGCGAGGCCCCCGACCCGTCCCAGCACGGGGTGGTCGAGGTCGAGGACGGCCGCGTCACCGGGTTCGCCTACAAGCCCGAGCGACCCGCCTCGGACGTGGTGGCCACGGAGGTGTTCCTCTACGACACCCGCGTCCTGCTCGCGGCCGTCGAGACCCTGGTGGAGTCCGGGACCGAGCTGGGCGACTACGGCGACAGCCTCGTGCCGTACCTGCTGGCGCACCACACGGTGGTGGAGCACCGGCTGCCCGGCTACTGGCGCGACCTGGGCACGGTGCCGAGCTACCACCAGGCCCACCAGGACCTGCTGGCCGGGCGCGGGGTCGAGCTGGGCGACCCCCGCTGGCCGGTCCTGACCTCGGTGACCGACCCGCGTCCGGTCCGGGTCGAGCAGGCGACGGAGCTGAGGCGGTCCCTGCTCGGTGGCGGCGCCCAGGTGTCGGGCACGGTCCGCGACAGCGTGGTCGGGCAGGGCTGCGTGCTCGAACCCGGGTGCGTGGTCGAGGACGCCGTGCTGCTGGACGGGGTGGTGGTCCGCTCCGGGGTGACCGTGCGCCGCGCCGTGGTGGACTCCGGCGCCGTGCTCACCGAGGACAGGGTCGGCGGGGACGAGGTGCTGGTCGTCGACCGCGACGGCGAGCCGGTCCGCTGA
- a CDS encoding A24 family peptidase, which yields MTVGALGVALTAVACGVAALLLQPWARSLAGTDSRWLRRRVTTPLAAVGGAGAAVLASSRPELVVFALLAVGAALLVVVDLAVLRLPDAVVAPMYLVLGVGLASSALLTGGWGDLARAALSAGLLVLVYLALALAAPSNLGLGDVKLSGVVGGFLGWLGWSELVLGGLAAFAVSAVVALVLLLLRRATRDSAFPFGPCMVLGAVAGAAWGPVVLPAFA from the coding sequence GTGACCGTGGGAGCGCTGGGAGTGGCGCTCACCGCCGTCGCCTGCGGGGTCGCCGCCCTGCTGCTGCAGCCGTGGGCGCGCTCGCTCGCCGGCACCGACTCCCGGTGGCTCCGTCGTCGCGTCACCACCCCTCTCGCCGCCGTGGGTGGGGCCGGCGCCGCCGTGCTGGCCAGCAGCCGGCCCGAGCTGGTCGTGTTCGCCCTGCTGGCCGTGGGCGCGGCCCTGCTGGTGGTGGTCGACCTCGCGGTCCTCCGGCTCCCTGACGCGGTGGTGGCACCGATGTACCTGGTGCTCGGGGTCGGCCTCGCCTCCTCCGCGCTGCTGACCGGAGGGTGGGGCGACCTGGCCCGGGCCGCCCTCTCCGCCGGGCTCCTGGTCCTGGTCTACCTCGCCCTGGCCCTGGCGGCCCCGTCGAACCTGGGGCTCGGCGACGTCAAGCTCTCCGGGGTGGTGGGGGGCTTCCTCGGGTGGCTGGGCTGGTCCGAGCTGGTGCTCGGCGGCCTGGCCGCCTTCGCGGTGAGCGCGGTGGTGGCCCTGGTCCTGCTCCTTCTCCGCCGCGCCACCCGCGACAGCGCGTTCCCGTTCGGTCCCTGCATGGTGCTCGGTGCGGTGGCAGGAGCCGCCTGGGGACCGGTCGTCCTCCCGGCCTTCGCCTGA
- a CDS encoding type II secretion system F family protein, whose product MPPLVLAAAAATSLSLGLLAWTLLAGPDRRRQLALASLQRGRPTPAEDAGAGGAGGAAQPDGRVRLARRLTPAGTLARLERLLSRAGRPAAWPLERVIVVKLGLPVASAVLWLLALGASPSLLLVLLAVVVTVVCWFVPDLLLHSRGQERSQQITLELADTLDQMTIAVEAGLGFDSAMARAGRNGKGPLAEELVRTLQDVQMGRSRREAYQALAARTDAPDLRRFIRAVIQADAYGVSIADVLRTQAAEMRMKRRQRAEEKAMQIPVKVIFPLMLCILPVLFIVLLGPAALSMVAAFR is encoded by the coding sequence CTGACCGACGCCGTCAGCTGGCGCTGGCCAGCCTCCAGCGCGGTCGGCCCACCCCCGCCGAGGACGCCGGGGCCGGCGGAGCCGGGGGCGCGGCCCAGCCGGACGGCAGGGTCCGGCTGGCCCGCCGGCTGACGCCGGCCGGCACGCTCGCCCGGCTCGAGCGCCTGCTGTCTCGGGCCGGACGACCCGCCGCGTGGCCGCTGGAGCGGGTCATCGTGGTCAAGCTGGGGCTCCCGGTGGCGTCGGCGGTGCTGTGGCTGCTCGCCCTCGGCGCCAGTCCCAGCCTGCTGCTGGTGCTGCTCGCCGTGGTGGTGACGGTGGTGTGCTGGTTCGTGCCGGACCTGCTGCTGCACAGCCGCGGTCAGGAGCGCAGCCAGCAGATCACCCTCGAGCTGGCCGACACCCTGGACCAGATGACCATCGCGGTGGAGGCCGGGCTGGGCTTCGACTCGGCCATGGCCCGCGCCGGGCGCAACGGGAAGGGCCCTCTGGCCGAGGAGCTGGTACGGACGCTGCAGGACGTCCAGATGGGTCGTTCCCGGCGTGAGGCCTACCAGGCCCTGGCTGCCCGCACCGACGCACCGGACCTGCGACGCTTCATCCGTGCCGTCATCCAGGCCGACGCCTACGGGGTCTCGATCGCCGACGTGCTGCGGACCCAGGCCGCCGAGATGCGGATGAAGCGGCGCCAGCGGGCGGAGGAGAAGGCCATGCAGATCCCGGTGAAGGTCATCTTCCCGCTGATGCTGTGCATCCTGCCCGTGCTGTTCATCGTGCTCCTCGGGCCGGCGGCCCTCAGCATGGTCGCCGCGTTCCGGTGA